The Culex pipiens pallens isolate TS chromosome 2, TS_CPP_V2, whole genome shotgun sequence DNA window ATAAgtcacagattttcgaatattaccatttttgtatggccagctgccagctgggagacttgtatgggtgaagcaacgtcacaaaatggcttctttggtcatagggaaagaCCCCACAAAGTGTGAACCGAAtcaaaaatccaaataaaatccatttctggttttggtagagaattgctctaatgcaACTGAGACTAATGGGTGGACATTGACAACgcttcaaatcaatttttctcTAACAGCTGTGAGGCAATTTCAATTAGTTAAAGAATTTGCAATTGCTGTCATTTCCCAACAACATTTTCCGCTGTCTTCACGCAATGAATTTGTATAATTTCCATCTCGATAGAGAATAAAAACCCACTCTCCTTTCAATTGGCGTGAAGGGCAATGAAAAGCTCTTTCAAAGCGTTCTGTTTCTGTTTCGCTTTATTTTGCTCCAAAAATGCGTGAAAGAATGTTGAGCTGAGTGCAAAAGTTTCCCAACGCCCACTCGAGAGCGAGCTCCCTGTGAAGGGTGTGGTGGAAACATGTTGTGTTTATTTTACCCAAATAATAGCAGTTTTCACGCTTTGACGGCTCTCGTAAGTACCGGGGCTTTCCTCCCGTGTGCCGTTCAAAGTTGAGATGAAATTTTACTCTGCGAAAGAGTTCAATGAATGGTTGAGTGGGGGCCCTCTCCAACTTCCCAAATATTCATTATGCTTGGGATGTTGGCAGGCATCGTAAACCATGAAAGAGAGGgtgtaatttaaaattgtgattTATTTTTCCTGGTTTCCATATTTACACTTTCAGGGGTTCGGTATTTGCTTGCTGTGTTTTCATTGTGCGAGAAGGATCCTTTTTCGAATGCTTCATCAGAAAGGGTGGggaaaatatttgatttgtttgggttaattaaaagatgcagattaaaaaaaaaaatccgtaaaaggttaaataaaaaattgaaaataaactcgGCAGCTCAAATGAATAAGCTTCTCCAAAGTAGGTCATGAGATTAACATAAATTCAGTAATTTGATGGGCAGCTTGAAGCTTTGGAGCACATCCACTTACTGGAATAACATCATCACATTTGAGCTATAGACGAGGACCAACTCCGTGACCACACCGGAAAACTCATATATCGTTGTCGCCGGGGCCAGGGGGAGTCTGTACTTGGTAAAGGATGAACTCATCCCGTTAAAGTCAGTAAGCTCTCGTGTGGTCATACGTTTAACGTTGAATATGCGAGGGAGACTGAGAGTTCCGAACAAGGATTATTGCACTTTATCACTGGTTTAGCACTTCTGCAGAATGCTCGGGCCCTTGAATGGTGAAGATGATAATGACCGTGACGGGATGATATGGGGGGATTAGCTAAAACTCATCTCTCCGTGTGAATGAAGTGTGTGGCTTAGGCTGGAACAGGGAAAATAGGATTAATTTACTTCCTCCGATGggattttcccgggttttgtgGAACATTAGCAGATTGCAGTAGGTGAAGCCGAATTAACTTTTGCTACAGGcttattatttgtttatttgacctTTAGGATGTGGATTTGGAATAGATTTATTATTATGTTTTTAGTGGTGATGCTTACAATTGTAATAAATCTTGTTCAGTTTGTAGACGGTtatgataaaaattgaaaatgttcagattgtctctacagttttttttttaaattaaacaacagtttttttcattttttgttaaaatgtgtttttttctaagtcttaatgccgttgcaaatatttttcaaagattatgtcccccctccccctttaaAATCAGCTAATAAAATcaatactgaaaaaaattaaaagtaatgattgcaaataacaaaaaaggcaatttaaaacacttttggcatgtgatttcaatttttattttttccctccTCTCAAATTTGGTCAGAAAAAACGGATTTGTTTGTGAGAAtacaatttattcaaaaatattttagatgattataattattaagagcgagtttttcaccaatgtgtaacaggtcgtatcgaggtgctccgatttggatgaaactttcagcgtttgtttgtctatgcatgagatgaactcatgtccaatatgagccctctacgacaaagggaagtggggtaaaacgggctttgaagtttgaggtcgaaaaaacattaaaaatcttaaaattgctcgcatttccgtaaaacttcttcaattccaactctcttagatgcattcgaaaggtcttttgaagcacttcaaaatgtgccatagacatccaggattggtttgaaattttctcttagcttttgcaaattactgtcaaaaattgatttttttaaaaccttaatatctttttgcaacagcgtccaacacccatactcccgtaggtcaaaagataggtaatttcatggactataagcctacggaaataactttttggccaatcgcagtttttctcatagtttttcgatttttccataacaaactttttacaacgttagtttttgccctgtaggccgtcatagcggcactttttgatctcaattttgtcatattcggaatcctcggaaaatttcattttagctagatgtattggagttgtaaatttgatttgaaaaaatgccatttaaattgaattaaaatatgttttaacattttgtcgcattaggggtaaaacagataTTCGCCTACTTAATACGggatttgacgtattgatcacagggtagagcgtccaatttcccgtcccgggaaaaaaattcccgggaattcccgggatttcccgttaaaaaatatttcccgtttcccgggaaatttagaaatttcccgggaattcccgaaattcaagcggaagtatacattttcttaatatttttggatccatttttttaaaaaatgctctaGAAAATGGAGAAACTAAATTTAATATCAtgatttatttctgataatattggtTTCTGAAGCAACTGGACCTAgattaatgaaaataaacaatacgaatagtttacgtttttgtttaacatgattaaattagatgaaaatttaatgggtatcattaaatatttcaaataggtttttgcacgaagaattacttcaattcgttcaaaaaatttctattaaaaaaatatagcacTGGCGCAACAATGGGTGTTAGAAGGTttaacctgaaaaaaaaaataaaatcgaagaGTGGTAGTGGGATGATgacaatttatcgtataatttaaatcatgttaaattgtttaagaggtgcacgaaaaatgcaaacatgttttgaaaacttgcttcaaatatttgaaatcattgagttatttgaagtaaaacaaacacgagaagttaaatttttaaggaaaaacctAAAAGTTTAACTATTTTGATCAAGAGCTGCTGACATCAGTATAACTTGGTTTAGAGAAgttatttgttatgaaaaaaataatttctgaatgATTTTATTCGTTTCGACTTAATGTGTCAAAACATACtttctcaaactggtcacagaggcaactttaaagaaatttaagtttgcggtatggattcattttacttactgtccaaacactttgatgaaaaaatacttttcaataaaaaaaacaagagatcattttttgatttattgtatgatttgagcttaaaaaattagaaaaatatacattttcttgtagttgtatgaatttttacatgcagtcaagctattagttgatctttcaattcaattttagtgcaaaatatgATTCAGAACTAAGATTAGagcaattttcaataattttaaaatttcccgggaattcccgggatttcccgggaaatcggttaaaaatttcccgtttcccgggaaattggtagccccgggaaattggacgctctatcacagggtaaataagatcaatttcttttttcgaaaatgttttatttaattatttttgaaatcaaatttacaactccaatacatcttacttacgtgaaattttccgaggattccgaatatgacaaaattgagaccaaaaaatgccgctatgacggcctacagggcaaaaactaacgttgtaaaatgtttgttatagaaaaatcgaaaaactatgagaaaaactgcgattggccaaaaagttatttccgtaggcttatagtccatgaaattacctatcttttgacctaccggagtatgggtgttggaggctgttggaaaaagatattaaggtttaaaaaaaatccatttttaacagttatttgcaaaagctatgagaaaaaatcaaaccaatcctggatgtctatagcacattttgaagtgcttcaaaagacctttcgaatgcatctaagagaattggaattgaagaagttttacggaaatgcgagcaattttaggatttttaatgttttttcgacctcaaacttcaaagcccgttttaccccacttccctttgtcgtagagggctcatatttggcatgagttcatctcatgcatagacaaacaaacgctgaaagtttcatccaaatcggagcacctcaatacgacctctagaacaaaccgagcaatatttacaaatattgCCTCTTAATataagtttcattttttcacattcaaccatttgtcctttcgacgttttgtccattcgatcttttgtccattcgaccttatgtctttcgaccttttggcattcgaccttatgtctttcgaccttttggcattcgaccttatgtctttcgaccttttggcattcgaccttatgCCTCTCGACCTTTTGGTCGTTCATGCACTATTGAATACGGAACATATTctgaggaattaaaaaaaagtttagtcgttgaaatatgttttgaagTTCATTCGATTCGATTcggacttcaaaaaatattttaacgaccaaactatttttttgaaatagtgaACAAAACGGTAGAGTTTCTTTGCAcgtgcgacaaaaggtcgaaagacataaggtcgaatgccaaaaggtcgaaagacataaggtcgaatggacaaaaggtcgaaagtggacaaaagatcgaatggacaaaacgtcgaaaggacaaatggtcgaatgtgaaaaaatgaaactaatattaataattataatcatctaaaatatttttgaaaaaagtgttgtcTCAGAAACAAGTCCGTTTTTTCTGAGAGTTAATCCATCCTTTTAGtaatgatctttttttcttcaataaacagaataaaatccaAGCCcttttttgagaagttttccATTCCCTAAACAAATAGAAGTTCTTGTGATAATATTCTGAAATAATATTGTGAGCTatcctattttttcaaacatgagcactgcccctgatcgcataaatgtcccatatgagttttcatcgaattcgagtttttgatgcagtttggttcaaaatcgtgtgctctttcaaaagagcctataacatccagtactttgttctaattgttcaaatcctgtttttttcgcgaaaacttaacacgtagccttatgtatgggacaaacttcaaatgcgtttttctcagcttgcacatttattcttgatttttgtaatatttttgtgagtttttacattctttcatACATGAACagttctatgaaaaaaaaagttcgatttcTAAAATATTACAACCTATTCTTACAACaatgtttttgtgaatttttatttcagcaattccccacgaaaacagcatgattcgaaaaaaaagttctccgatcgggctcaaaatttttctgggggttccttggccgatataattggacccgtatttttttgtttggccattagggtgacctacgccgtgttagggtggttcgaaaaatggcaattttcgtcgatttttgcaaaaaccacttttttaaaaagtcatatctccgcgccatttcatccgattttagatgtcttagatgcaaaagaaaggtgattagtttaactatttaagaaaaatagtaagaagtttcaaaaatctagcttaacatttgaaaaggtcgtatgaaaatttaatatgctgttttgaaggtctcgggaccaaagagcctatgtctgaaaatatttttatcggattcctcggaaaattccacataacatatcaaaaaatggtgaagttatattttcgatactctgagatacgatcttttgaaaataaaaactgagtttttcgacgcgccacgagcaaaaatgggaaaatgacgaaaacgggaaaaaacgacttttttcactaaaacggcgataacttaaaaaattcagcgatgacctatacatgttaaggtaccaaaattttcgtaattgaaatacgcaacttttggtaccctaacatgtataggtacCCTGGTACCCTAATTGGTAccctaattatttcggccaaggaacctccagaaaaattttgagcccgatcggagaactagatagccccctccccctccctttTCATAAAGTCCCAAACAATCTTGGGGCAAGTTTTTATTCAGAAGACCACTAAATTTTCAAGAATATAGGAGTGAAATTAATGCAAACCGTTCAAAACACCTTTCCATagctgtttttcaatatttaagcaATAAGGCTCacatcgaactttttttttaattcgacgttttgtccattcgaccttttttcCAATCGACCTTTTgaccattcgaccttatgtctttcgaccttttgccaTACATTATTTACACACTTTGTTAGCtacgaaaataaacaaatataaaataaaattttcatttttttgaaacccgcgaaaataaaactatttaatAAGAAACAAACGACTTTTATTCATTCACTCAAAACTACCAATCTACACAATAATTCCCTCCGCCTTTTCCGTGGCCCTCTTAATTTCCTCCAGCAGCCTGATACCCTGCTGCGTTCCCATTTCATTGGCCAGCACCTGCTTGGCCCGCATCAGACAGTGCAGCACTTCGTTGTAGTTCTTCCGCACGGCGGCATCTTCCTTGGAAACTCCCGCCTTCAGCTTCCGCTCGGTAACCTCGAGCAGTGCCGTGTGCTGCTCGTACAGGACTACCGCGGCGTACAGACTCAGCCGGAACGAGTGCGGATCCAGCGTGTCGATGATCTTCATCAGCTCGCGACAGGTACCGATCTTGTCGGCCAGGTCCCGATCGGACAGCTGAGGCGTTTGGTAGCCCTTGAGGTGACCGTACATCTGGATAAGGGAGTGCTTGAGCGCGAAGATGTGGTAGTGGTTCGGGTGCAGGAAGGTCAACAGCTTGGCGATCATGTCCTCCTTTTGCTTGATCGAGGTTTTCTGCTCGATCGCGTCGTCCATTTCTTCGCCGATCTTGGCTAGGAGGAAGTTGACCTGGTCCGCTTCTATCTGTACCGGGCACTGGTTGCACTTCCAGTCGCTAGCGTCGTTGAGCGAATCGATCGGGAGTTGGTATCCGCTGCATCCGACGCCATCTACGCCCAGACAGCGCAGAGCACTGAGGTAGGTTCCCAGTTCGGTCGGGTCCGCACAACGGGCACAGCTGCACGAGAAGTACTTGTTGGTCTTGAGGTGATCGCGACGTTGCTGCGTTCCCCAAAGGGCGTGGGTGTACGTGGTGGAGAGGTGTTCACCTGAAAGGAATGAGCTGGTTAGATCGTACACGAGTAAGTTCAAGAAGATCGAACTCACCCTTCTGAATGTCCCGTCCCGCTTTGAACGTCAGCTTCATCCCCTTGGTGCAGTCGAACGTGTAGAAGCAGTTCGGCATGCAGCAGTGCTCGAGCATGCATCCGATCGGGTACAGTCCGCAGATCTCGCGACCGTTGGTCAACGGAATCACCATCGCGTTCACCTCCAGAATGCCGCAGATCTTGTGCAGCGTCTTGGCATCGGCAACCGGCAGCACCGTCTTGCCCTGGATCTCCTCCTGCTTCTTCAGCGGTGCCAAAAAGTTCTTCAGCAGATACTGCACCGTCCGGTCGTCCGCATCCCGATAGTACTGACTACCCTTGCGTGCCTCGTAGTGACTCTCCAGCTGCATCATCTGATCGAACAACGGCCTGTTGTGGATCTGCAACGCCAGACACTTCAGCACCAGCATCGCATCGTACCGATAGTAATCAAACACCGCTTCCGGATCATCGCGGGGCTTCGGACCCCCTCCAAAGCGCAGAATCGGGCACTCGATCGCGTGCAGATTCGCGTTGACCAACCCCGGACAGTCGGGCTTGCAAACGGGCCAGTTGCACCGATCGCACCGGTACACCCCCAGCTGGCAGTCGGTAAAGCAGCCCACGCACGGGACGATCGCCGATCGCTGCTCGTACTCGTCCAGATTCCACTTGGGCCCGATGACCATCGGTGACTCGGTGAACAGGATGGTGTCCTTGGGGATGGCCTCCGTAGCCAGGAAGAAGCGACCCACTTCCTCGTTGCGGGCCAGCTGGCGATGATCGCGCGTTCGGGAGAGAAGAAGCGTTAGAGATCTTGGAAAGTGATGGACGGATCGATGGGAACGAGGAAAATGTACAGAAAAGGACTTTATAGAATAACACAATAGACAGTACAACTTGATAGGTGATCGACAATCACTGGGTGGTTTACATCGGGAAGGAGAAATTGTAACACATTTTATATACATTTGGAGTGTGAACATTTATACACAGATTGGTAATACGGAGGTGGAAAACGATTCACTGTGGAAAGACTCAACACTGGTCATTATGTAATCTTGTGGGAGTTGACGTTCACTGTGGGTGGTGCAAAACGAAGAATTTACAATTATTAGCTGTGTTATCAGAATATTGTTCAACCGATCTGATTTTTTAAGCTAATTTGAATGGAATGGAAGGatgaacgttttttttaatgttagtagCTTGCAGTTTTACTGATGTTACTTGAGTCATGCTTCTCATTGAGTTAATTTTTACAAGCTTATATTGTTAGTTTTTGCTCTACGTAATGCTTAGTTAAAACGTTTAAGGAATGGGGATGAAGACATTAAACTCGATACAACGCAATAAATTGATATTCTCGTTGAATAATACCTTCGCGTTCTCAGAGTGCTGCACGATCTATTAAACATAAATATTAAAGTTTTAGTAGGTACGGACGCTTTAGCcttaaaattaatcaattcttTGTCCTGTCTTAATATTGTGTGTttaagtttgcaaaaaaaagatagAGGCAAATAGGTTAAAACGTACGAGTGTTTTATTTGTACGAAAATTACCAATGTCGGTTGTGTTTTATTAATTGAAAGCAGTACCCATGTGaagaaaaaatatctaaatatttttgctgATAAGTTAAGCAAAGCCAACAAGTTCAAAGCATAATTGTTCCGATTTGCTTCAGATACGATACTTTCAATGACCAACATAAAtaaacttttagtttttttatttatcaattctTCGAATATTGCAAACATTGTGACTTTGCAGTGCATCgacttttaattttcaatagaaaGGTAGTTCGTTTTTGTTAACAATTAAtactaatatttgaaatattggtTTCGAATTTTCATCATTAGTGTATTATATAAGGAAACCCGATTTTTTTCAGACTCCATTGGAAGATCTtctgattacctatccaatgatAGATCGGATGATTGATCTGGACATACTTTTCATAc harbors:
- the LOC120429626 gene encoding SET domain-containing protein SmydA-8-like isoform X2 — protein: MSLAPSKCALCGVEASLKCAGCKRVVYCSPEHQKKHWKRQHKNECAKPYELARNEEVGRFFLATEAIPKDTILFTESPMVIGPKWNLDEYEQRSAIVPCVGCFTDCQLGVYRCDRCNWPVCKPDCPGLVNANLHAIECPILRFGGGPKPRDDPEAVFDYYRYDAMLVLKCLALQIHNRPLFDQMMQLESHYEARKGSQYYRDADDRTVQYLLKNFLAPLKKQEEIQGKTVLPVADAKTLHKICGILEVNAMVIPLTNGREICGLYPIGCMLEHCCMPNCFYTFDCTKGMKLTFKAGRDIQKGEHLSTTYTHALWGTQQRRDHLKTNKYFSCSCARCADPTELGTYLSALRCLGVDGVGCSGYQLPIDSLNDASDWKCNQCPVQIEADQVNFLLAKIGEEMDDAIEQKTSIKQKEDMIAKLLTFLHPNHYHIFALKHSLIQMYGHLKGYQTPQLSDRDLADKIGTCRELMKIIDTLDPHSFRLSLYAAVVLYEQHTALLEVTERKLKAGVSKEDAAVRKNYNEVLHCLMRAKQVLANEMGTQQGIRLLEEIKRATEKAEGIIV
- the LOC120429626 gene encoding SET domain-containing protein SmydA-8-like isoform X1; this translates as MSLAPSKCALCGVEASLKCAGCKRVVYCSPEHQKKHWKRQHKNECAKPYEIVQHSENAKLARNEEVGRFFLATEAIPKDTILFTESPMVIGPKWNLDEYEQRSAIVPCVGCFTDCQLGVYRCDRCNWPVCKPDCPGLVNANLHAIECPILRFGGGPKPRDDPEAVFDYYRYDAMLVLKCLALQIHNRPLFDQMMQLESHYEARKGSQYYRDADDRTVQYLLKNFLAPLKKQEEIQGKTVLPVADAKTLHKICGILEVNAMVIPLTNGREICGLYPIGCMLEHCCMPNCFYTFDCTKGMKLTFKAGRDIQKGEHLSTTYTHALWGTQQRRDHLKTNKYFSCSCARCADPTELGTYLSALRCLGVDGVGCSGYQLPIDSLNDASDWKCNQCPVQIEADQVNFLLAKIGEEMDDAIEQKTSIKQKEDMIAKLLTFLHPNHYHIFALKHSLIQMYGHLKGYQTPQLSDRDLADKIGTCRELMKIIDTLDPHSFRLSLYAAVVLYEQHTALLEVTERKLKAGVSKEDAAVRKNYNEVLHCLMRAKQVLANEMGTQQGIRLLEEIKRATEKAEGIIV